The DNA region TCCCGGTATCAAGTTTTTTTTCTCTATTCCTTATCATAAGGGAGATAGGGGAACCAATAGTTAACCCCTCTATTACGCCTGAGAGGATCTCCACCCTGTCCTCCTCAAAGGATGCCCTCTTTCCTCTGCCCCAAGCCCTCTTTCTCAGCTTAAGCTCCCTGTCTATCTCCTCCTTGCTGATCCTCACTCCAGCGACCATCCCCTCTATTATCCCCACCAGCGCCCTTCCATGGGACTCACCGGCAGTCAGAAAGCGAAGCATTTAAAACCTCCTCACAAGTTTTTATGAAGAAATCCTCGTCGATCCCTTCCCCTAACCATATCTTTAAGCTCTCAAGTGCTTGATAGAGCAACATAGCCAGTCCATTTTCGATTATCGCCCCCTTCTCCTTAGCCGATTTCAGGAACCTGGTAATCCTGGGATTGTAGATCAGGTCGAAAACTATAAAACTCTCCATTAAGGAAAAATCCATCTCCAAAGGAGAATCCTTTTCGAATGGCTTCATCCCTAAGGGGGTGGCATTAACGAGCAAATCGGCTCTTTTAGCTTTCTCCTTTATCCTTTCGGCATTCCATAAATGCCCCTTCAAATTCGAAATAATAAAGGAGAAATTGCTCAGGACCTCTTCTATCCTTTTCTCGCTTCGGGAGAAGAAGATGATCTCCTTAATCCCCAATTTATAAAGAGAATAGATGACCGCCTTAGCAGCCCCGCCGGCACCAAGGATCACCGCACAACTTATCTTTGAAGTGTCATATTTCTCCAAAGCTCTGGTAAATCCGATGTGATCCGTATTAT from Acidobacteriota bacterium includes:
- the aroE gene encoding shikimate dehydrogenase, translated to MAERMLFGLLGRGLSHSFSPLIFNHYFEKLGIDSLYLPFSVSPEALPRFLEDIRNSSLVGFNVTIPHKERIIPYLSQLDEEASKIGSINVVHNLDGRFKGYNTDHIGFTRALEKYDTSKISCAVILGAGGAAKAVIYSLYKLGIKEIIFFSRSEKRIEEVLSNFSFIISNLKGHLWNAERIKEKAKRADLLVNATPLGMKPFEKDSPLEMDFSLMESFIVFDLIYNPRITRFLKSAKEKGAIIENGLAMLLYQALESLKIWLGEGIDEDFFIKTCEEVLNASLSDCR